Proteins from a genomic interval of Chanos chanos chromosome 3, fChaCha1.1, whole genome shotgun sequence:
- the abl1 gene encoding tyrosine-protein kinase ABL1, with product MGQQPGKFVGDQRRPSLPALHFIKGGKRDLSRQGGQHCNVFEVHEALQRPDFEPPGLSEAARWNSKENLLAGPSENDPNLFVALYDFVASGDNTLSITKGEKLRVLGYNHNGEWCEAQTKNGQGWVPSNYITPVNSLEKHSWYHGPVSRNAAEYLLSSGINGSFLVRESESSPGQRSISLRYEGRVYHYRINTASDGKLYVSSESRFSTLAELVHHHSTVADGLITTLHYPAPKRNKPTIYGVSPNYDKWEMERTDITMKHKLGGGQYGEVYEGVWKKYNLTVAVKTLKEDTMEVEEFLKEAAVMKEIKHPNLVQLLGVCTREPPFYIITEFMTHGNLLDYLRECNREEVNAVVLLYMATQISSAMEYLERKNFIHRDLAARNCLVGENHLVKVADFGLSRLMIGDTYTAHAGAKFPIKWTAPESLAYNKFSIKSDVWAFGVLLWEIATYGMSPYPGIDLSQVYELLEKDYRMDRPEGCPEKVYELMRACWKWNPAERPSFAETHQAFETMFQESSISDEVEKELGKKGKKMTLGSLQQAPELPTKTRTLRRNMDKDGDSPDAVEPEVAVSPMPPRKERLFLDGNTSEDKDKDKDKSRTSLFNLIKKKKKTAPAPPKRSSSFKEMDGHLDRRGFSADPKDDFSNGASFNDASNSIDATKFLSANNNGASGITNGTPTYPGQLLSQRKKGTPTALNISGKIATTPPGEDDPISNSKRFLRSASASSMPPGSDHTEWKSVTLPRDLQSRHFDSGTFGGKPALPRKRANEQKPDCAPRGDTLTPPPRLPKKIEDAADEDLKDGESSPGSSPQTLTPKPVRRPQTETSKTSALQAELLKPNVFPALGAAGDECRARRYKHNLDISMQRERGKIAKPKPAPPPPPPSTTKSGRSSRSPTHDPATETKVKGTSDPSPSSAGVTELGRSHLPQEGAKKLNTSKVQSSKTSTTSLTSHQLGLGTGSTISDQASTTLMPLVTTRRSLRKTRQTPERLSNSAITREMVLESTEILRAAIGKTSEQTGSHSAVLEAGKNLSKYCVSYVDSIQQMRNKFAFREAINKLENSLRELQICPTATGGTSAQQDFTKLLSSVKEISDIVQR from the exons GAGAGAAACTCCGTGTGCTGGGCTACAACCATAATGGAGAGTGGTGTGAGGCTCAGACCAAGAATGGGCAGGGCTGGGTCCCCAGCAACTACATTACACCCGTCAACAGCCTGGAGAAGCACAGCTGGTACCATGGGCCTGTGTCCCGTAATGCTGCGGAGTACCTGCTGAGCAGTGGTATCAACGGTAGCTTTTTGgtgcgagagagtgagagcagccCCGGCCAGCGCTCCATTTCATTGCGTTACGAGGGCCGTGTCTATCACTACCGCATCAACACTGCCTCCGATGGCAAG CTCTATGTGTCATCAGAGAGTCGCTTCAGTACTCTGGCTGAACTGGTGCACCACCACTCCACTGTTGCAGATGGTCTCATTACCACACTGCACTATCCAGCACCCAAACGCAACAAGCCCACCATCTACGGGGTCTCGCCCAACTACGACAAGTGGGAGATGGAACGTACTGACATCACCATGAAACACAAACTGGGTGGGGGTCAATATGGAGAGGTGTATGAGGGAGTATGGAAGAAATACAACCTCACAGTGGCAGTGAAAACCCTCAAA GAGGACACTatggaggtggaggagttcCTGAAGGAGGCTGCAGTCATGAAAGAGATCAAACACCCAAATCTGGTACAGCTATTAG GTGTGTGCACACGGGAGCCTCCCTTCTATATCATCACAGAGTTCATGACGCATGGCAACCTGTTGGACTACTTGCGGGAGTGTAACCGTGAGGAGGTCAATGCCGTGGTACTGCTTTACATGGCCACGCAGATCTCTTCTGCCATGGAATACTTGGAGAGAAAGAACTTCATCCACAG GGACCTAGCAGCTCGTAACTGCTTGGTTGGAGAAAACCACCTGGTGAAGGTGGCTGATTTCGGCTTGAGTCGTCTCATGATTGGGGACACCTATACAGCCCACGCAGGTGCAAAATTCCCAATTAAATGGACTGCTCCAGAGAGCCTGGCTTACAATAAATTTTCAATCAAATCAGATGTCTGGG CTTTTGGCGTGCTGCTATGGGAGATTGCCACCTATGGAATGTCGCCTTACCCAGGGATTGACCTGTCCCAGGTGTATGAGCTACTGGAAAAAGATTATCGAATGGACCGGCCAGAGGGTTGCCCAGAAAAAGTCTATGAACTTATGAGGGCCT GCTGGAAATGGAACCCTGCAGAGAGACCATCCTTTGCTGAAACCCACCAAGCATTTGAGACCATGTTTCAGGAGTCCAGCATTTCTGATG aggtagagaaagaaCTGGGGAAGAAGGGAAAGAAGATGACACTAGGCTCTCTACAGCAAGCGCCAGAGCTGCCTACCAAGACCAGAACACTGCGTAGAAACATGGACAAAGATGGGGACAGTCCAG aTGCTGTGGAGCCTGAGGTGGCTGTGTCCCCTATGCCTCCCCGGAAAGAAAGGCTTTTCCTAGATGGCAACACGAGTGAAGATAAGGATAAGGACAAGGATAAGTCCAGAACTAGTCTCTTCAATTtgattaagaagaagaagaaaactgcTCCTGCACCTCCCAAACGTAGCAGCTCTTTCAAGGAAATGGATGGACATCTTGACCGCAGAGGGTTCAGCGCAGACCCCAAAGATGATTTCAGCAATGGTGCCTCTTTCAATGATGCTTCTAACAGCATTGATGCCACTAAATTCCTGAGTGCCAATAACAATGGAGCCAGTGGAATCACCAATGGAACCCCCACGTATCCTGGCCAACTCCTCTCTCAACGGAAGAAGGGTACTCCTACAGCACTCAACATTAGTGGAAAGATTGCCACCACTCCTCCAGGTGAGGACGATCCCATCTCCAACTCCAAGAGATTCCTTCGTTCCGCCTCAGCTTCCAGCATGCCCCCTGGTTCTGATCACACTGAGTGGAAATCTGTCACTTTGCCTCGTGACCTCCAGTCTCGTCACTTTGACTCAGGCACTTTTGGTGGTAAGCCTGCCCTACCACGCAAGAGGGCTAATGAACAGAAGCCAGATTGTGCACCTCGTGGTGATACCCTAACCCCACCTCCTCGCCTCCCCAAGAAGATTGAAGATGCAGCAGATGAAGATCTCAAGGATGGTGAGTCCAGTCCAGGATCAAGCCCCCAGACCCTTACTCCAAAACCAGTTAGACGGCCACAGACAGAAACCTCGAAAACCAGTGCCCTGCAAGCTGAGCTGCTCAAGCCAAATGTATTTCCTGCTCTAGGTGCTGCTGGTGATGAGTGCCGGGCACGCAGATACAAACACAATCTCGATATCTCcatgcagagagaaagggggaaaattGCAAAACCCAAACCTgcacctcctccccctccaccttCTACCACCAAATCTGGCAGGAGCTCACGTAGCCCCACTCATGATCCTGCCACAGAAACCAAAGTCAAAGGCACCTCTGACCCTAGTCCTTCCAGTGCTGGCGTGACTGAACTAGGTAGGTCCCACTTGCCTCAGGAAGGTGCTAAAAAACTCAACACCTCAAAAGTACAATCGTCTAAGACCTCAACCACATCTCTGACCAGCCACCAGCTGGGATTGGGGACAGGCTCTACCATTAGTGATCAGGCTTCTACAACTCTCATGCCTCTTGTGACAACTCGCCGCTCTTTGCGGAAAACTCGGCAGACCCCAGAGCGACTCTCTAATTCAGCCATTACACGGGAGATGGTGCTGGAAAGCACAGAGATTTTGCGTGCCGCCATTGGCAAGACCTCAGAGCAGACCGGCAGCCACAGTGCAGTCTTGGAAGCTGGAAAGAACCTGTCCAAATACTGTGTCAGCTATGTGGATTCCATTCAGCAGATGAGAAATAAATTTGCCTTCCGAGAGGCCATCAACAAATTAGAAAATAGCCTGCGGGAGCTGCAGATCTGCCCAACAGCCACTGGGGGTACCAGTGCGCAACAGGACTTTACCAAGCTGCTCTCTTCCGTCAAGGAAATCAGTGACATTGTTCAGAGGTAG
- the rab14l gene encoding ras-related protein Rab-14: MATAPYNYSYIFKYIIIGDMGVGKSCLLHQFTEKKFMADCPHTIGVEFGTRIIEVSGQKIKLQIWDTAGQERFRAVTRSYYRGAAGALMVYDITRRSTYNHLSSWLTDARNLTNPNTVIILIGNKADLEAQRDVTYEEAKQFAEENGLLFLEASAKTGENVEDAFLEAAKKIYQNIQDGSLDLNAAESGVQHKPSAPQGGRLTSEPQPQREGCGC; the protein is encoded by the exons ATGGCCACAGCACCATACAACTACTCCTACATTTTCAAATACATCATCATCG GGGACATGGGAGTAGGAAAGTCATGTTTGCTTCACCAgttcacagaaaagaaat TCATGGCAGACTGCCCCCACACGATTGGCGTGGAGTTCGGCACGAGGATAATCGAGGTGAGCGGTCAGAAGATCAAGCTGCAGATCTGGGACACGGCGGGGCAGGAACGCTTCAGGGCAGTCACACGCAGCTATTACAGGGGCGCCGCTGGGGCTCTCATGGTCTATGACATAACCAG GAGAAGCACATACAACCATCTCAGCAGTTGGCTGACGGATGCCAGGAATCTCACTAACCCAAATACT gtgatcATTCTCATAGGTAACAAAGCAGACCTGGAGGCCCAGAGGGATGTGACATATGAGGAGGCCAAACAGTTTGCTGAGGAGAACG gtctcCTGTTCCTGGAAGCCAGCGCAAAAAC AGGTGAAAATGTCGAGGACGCTTTCCTGGAAGCAGCAAAGAAGATCTACCAGAACATTCAGGATGGCAGTCTGGACCTAAATGCCGCCGAATCTGGTGTTCAACACAAACCCTCTGCACCCCAGGGTGGCCGGCTAACCAGTGAACCTCAGCCCCAAAGAGAAGGCTGCGGCTGCTAA